CCGCCTGCTGCCGGTCATCATTTTCATCACCCTCTATGTGGCTGCCGACACAAAGCCCGCGCGCCTTTTTGACAATTTATTCTTTCTCAATATCTTCGATTTGCCGCCCATTCACTTTTTCACCTGGCCGCTGGTCTATGAGATGTATTTCTACGTCCTGTGTGCTGGCGTCTTCATTGCCTTGCGGCGTTTTCGACTCGTTTCGGGCTGGCCGTTTTTTTTCGTCCTGATCCTCGCCTGCGTCGTTTGCGAGTTTGCGTTTCACTTTCGCATTTCGTTCAGCCGATTTCTGGGATTTTTCTGGGGGGTGGCCCTGGCCCGGTTGCTTGGCACTGCCACCGGTCGCGATTTCCTCCAGCGCCTGCCCGGCTGGACCTGGATGCTTGGACTTGGCCTGTTCCTCTATTGCCGCTGGCTGTGGGGATCGGGTTATTTCATGGCTGCCGGGGGCAATGAACACGTCAAAAACCTGCTCTTTTTCGGGGCCGTCGATGCTTCGCTCTTTTGCATCGTCGCCTCGGCGCTGACCCGGGAATCGATCCTGACCCGGATTTTTTCCTTCCCGCCGCTGCGCTTTCTCGGCATCATCAGCTATTCCCTGTTCATGACCCATATGTTGTCCATGCAGATCGCCCAGAATGTGCTGGGCATTTCGGTCACCGGAGTCTGGTCCATGCTGGCCAACCACGCCGCCACCCTGGTTTTCGCTCTGGGACTGGCCATGTTTTCGTTTTACTATCTGGAGCGTCCGTACTTCGCGCGCCCGGCATCCCCCACCCCAATGGCCCCTCCTCGGTAACGGGGCCGTCAGGAGCAATCGCATGACGACTACGGCGATTCCCGGCTTGACCACCGGTCAAGCAGCCAATCTGCTTGCATTCTGAGTTCCCTGGCCTGCATCGGCTGCGGCTGGTGCTGTCTGTCGGACCCGTGCGTGGAGTCGCATATCCGGTATGGCTATCTGCCGCGCTGCCCGGATCTCTACTGGGATGATGGCACAGGCTGTTACCGCTGCCGGCTGGCGGAAGATCCCGAACACGGGGAGCGGTTCCGCTTTTTGCTCGGCGTCGGACATGGCTGTTGCGCCCCGCTCAACTCCTTCCGGAACAATCTTCGCTGCCGCGACGCGCCAGAGCCTCCCCGACACGCGTGTGACAATTTGCCGCACTTGCCGCCGCGCCAAAAACATTCTAGGAAATGACGGGGTTTCACTTCCAAGGAGGATCGTATGGAGTTTCGCGGCGCAATCACGGCGTTGGTGACGCCATTTCGAAACGGCGAAGTCGATGAAGAGGCATTTCGCGCGTTTATCGAATGGCAGATCGAGCAGGGCATCCACGGGCTTGTCCCCTGCGGTACGACAGGCGAATCCGCCACGCTGTCCCACGAGGAGCATAAACGGGTCATCCGCATCTGCGTCGACCAGGTCAAAGGCCGCGTGCCTGTCCTGGCTGGGGCCGGCTCCAACAATACCCGCGAGGCCATCGAGCTGACGCAAGACGCCAAGGATGCCAAGGCCGACGGCGCACTGCTCATTACGCCCTACTACAACAAACCCACCCAGGCCGGCCTGGTGGCCCATTTCAAGGCCATCGGCGAGCGGGTGGACATGCCCTTTATCGTCTACAACGTGCCGAGCCGCACCGCCGTCAACCTGCTGCCCGAGACCCTGGCCATTCTCAAAAAGGAAATCCGGCAGGTCATCGGCGTCAAGGAAGCCACGGGCGACCTCAATCAGGTATCGCGGGTGCTGGAATTTTGCGGCGAGGATTTCCAGGTCCTGTCCGGCGACGATTTCACGGCCCTGCCCACCATGGCTATCGGCGGACGCGGCGTCATCTCGGTCGTTTCCAACTTCGTGCCCAAGATGATGTCCGACATGTGCGAGGCGGTCTTTGCCGGCGACCTGACCGCAGCCAAGGCCCGACATTATGCGATGAGTCCGCTCTACCGGGCGGCCTTTATCGAAACCAACCCCGTGCCCGCCAAGGTCGCCCTGGACCTTATGGGCCGTTTCCCCTTTGAGGCGCGCCTGCCCCTGGTTCCCCTGGAGCCGGGCAACAAGGCCAAATTGCAAGCAGTCCTTACCGCCGCCGGCCTCATCTGAGCCGACCGGGTATGCCTTTCGCCACGGGCCTTCCAACCGGAAGGCCCGTCTGTTTTTGCCCACTCCGCAACCCAGCCGGAAAGCCACGCCCATGCCCATCAACCTTACTCATGCCAGCGTCACCCTTGGCGGCGTCAAAGCCCTGTCCGACATCTCGCTGACCCTCAACACCGGCGAGACGCTCCTGGTGCTCGGGGCCAACGGCTCGGGAAAATCGACCCTGCTTCGCCTCCTTCGCGGCGACATCTGGCCCGATGACGACGGCCGGGGCAGCCGGACCTACCGCTCCGGCGACGGTCCCGGCCGGGCCTCGCCCATTGGGCTGCGCCACCGTTTCGGCATCGTGTCCCCGGAAATCCAGCGGGCGACCAAACGCATCTGGGGCCATCTCGAAGCCCAGACCGTCATCCTGTCCGGTCCCCGCGACGCCATGTACGTCCAGGGCGGCCCTACTGCGGCCGAATCCGCCGTCCTCGCCGACGTTGTGGCCCGGCTCGGCATCGGCCACCTGCGCCATGCCGCCGTGGCGTCGCTTTCCAACGGCCAATTGCGGGCGGTGCTCCTGGCCCGGGCCTTGGCTTGCCGGCCGGCGGTCCTTTTTCTCGATGAATTTCTCGATGGACTCGACGCCGCCGCCACCGTGGCCGCCACCCGGGCCATGGCCGAAGCGGCCGCCGGCGGCGCGTCCATTGTCCTGACCAGCCACCAAGGCG
The DNA window shown above is from Desulfovibrio sp. TomC and carries:
- the dapA gene encoding 4-hydroxy-tetrahydrodipicolinate synthase yields the protein MEFRGAITALVTPFRNGEVDEEAFRAFIEWQIEQGIHGLVPCGTTGESATLSHEEHKRVIRICVDQVKGRVPVLAGAGSNNTREAIELTQDAKDAKADGALLITPYYNKPTQAGLVAHFKAIGERVDMPFIVYNVPSRTAVNLLPETLAILKKEIRQVIGVKEATGDLNQVSRVLEFCGEDFQVLSGDDFTALPTMAIGGRGVISVVSNFVPKMMSDMCEAVFAGDLTAAKARHYAMSPLYRAAFIETNPVPAKVALDLMGRFPFEARLPLVPLEPGNKAKLQAVLTAAGLI
- a CDS encoding acyltransferase family protein → MPHADTSSSAMARLRSFLAAFGDVFQLQASRIPALDGIRGWAILMVFNVHFFARYQPQFYFTEPDSPPWTMLTILHAGSFGVDLFFFLSGLLVYKSITAKKPGALHFLYDRYRRLLPVIIFITLYVAADTKPARLFDNLFFLNIFDLPPIHFFTWPLVYEMYFYVLCAGVFIALRRFRLVSGWPFFFVLILACVVCEFAFHFRISFSRFLGFFWGVALARLLGTATGRDFLQRLPGWTWMLGLGLFLYCRWLWGSGYFMAAGGNEHVKNLLFFGAVDASLFCIVASALTRESILTRIFSFPPLRFLGIISYSLFMTHMLSMQIAQNVLGISVTGVWSMLANHAATLVFALGLAMFSFYYLERPYFARPASPTPMAPPR